A single genomic interval of Burkholderia cepacia ATCC 25416 harbors:
- a CDS encoding c-type cytochrome, with protein MKRKSLFALSAVAIVAAAALVPVLWPGNDTLHGAAAVAATPADQAALIKKGEYLARVGDCIACHTVRGGKSFAGGLPMATPFGTMYTPNITPDDKDGIGKWTSDDFYRAMHTGRSKDGSLLYPGFPFASYTKVTRADSDAIYAYLRSVAPVSVPSRPHELKFPFNNRNLLIGWRTLFFKEGEYKPDPTKSVEWNRGAYLVEGLGHCSMCHTSINMMGGPVSSAAFAGGLIPLQNWYAPSLTNDKELGLGDWHVQELSDLLQAGVSNKGAVFGPMADVVHNSLQYMSDEDTRAMSTYLKSIPQKAEAPKNMQYEPSKQFGNALFDQGKKIYADNCATCHAETGAGKPPAYPPLAGNHSIVMESAVNPIRMVLNGGYPPSTFKNPRPYGMPPFAQSLSNQEVAAVVTYIRMSWGNNGTPISPQQVSDLRSAPLD; from the coding sequence ATGAAACGCAAGTCCCTGTTTGCACTCTCGGCTGTCGCGATCGTCGCGGCCGCCGCCCTCGTGCCGGTCCTGTGGCCGGGCAACGACACGCTGCACGGCGCTGCCGCCGTCGCGGCCACGCCGGCCGACCAGGCTGCGCTGATCAAGAAGGGCGAGTACCTCGCGCGCGTCGGCGACTGTATCGCGTGCCACACCGTGCGCGGCGGCAAGTCGTTCGCGGGCGGCCTGCCGATGGCGACGCCGTTCGGCACGATGTACACGCCGAACATCACGCCGGACGACAAGGACGGTATCGGCAAGTGGACGTCGGACGACTTCTACCGCGCGATGCACACCGGCCGTTCGAAGGACGGCAGCCTGCTCTACCCGGGCTTCCCGTTCGCGAGCTACACGAAGGTCACGCGCGCGGATTCCGACGCGATCTACGCGTACCTGCGTTCGGTCGCGCCGGTGTCGGTGCCGAGCCGTCCGCACGAACTGAAGTTCCCGTTCAACAACCGCAACCTGCTGATCGGCTGGCGCACGCTGTTCTTCAAGGAAGGCGAGTACAAGCCGGATCCGACCAAGTCGGTCGAATGGAACCGCGGTGCGTACCTCGTCGAGGGCCTCGGCCACTGCTCGATGTGCCACACGTCGATCAACATGATGGGCGGCCCGGTGAGCTCGGCAGCCTTCGCGGGCGGCCTGATCCCGCTGCAGAACTGGTATGCGCCGTCGCTGACGAACGACAAGGAACTCGGCCTCGGCGACTGGCACGTGCAGGAGCTGTCCGACCTGCTGCAAGCCGGCGTGTCGAACAAGGGCGCGGTGTTCGGCCCGATGGCCGACGTCGTGCACAACAGCCTGCAGTACATGAGCGACGAAGATACGCGCGCGATGTCGACGTACCTGAAGTCGATCCCGCAGAAGGCTGAAGCGCCGAAGAACATGCAGTACGAACCGTCGAAGCAGTTCGGCAACGCGCTGTTCGACCAGGGCAAGAAGATCTACGCGGACAACTGCGCGACCTGCCACGCCGAAACCGGCGCGGGCAAGCCGCCGGCCTATCCGCCGCTCGCGGGCAACCACTCGATCGTGATGGAATCGGCGGTCAACCCGATCCGCATGGTGCTCAACGGTGGCTATCCGCCGAGCACGTTCAAGAATCCGCGTCCGTACGGGATGCCGCCGTTCGCACAGTCGCTGTCGAACCAGGAGGTTGCGGCGGTCGTCACGTATATCCGGATGTCGTGGGGCAACAACGGTACGCCGATCTCACCGCAACAGGTGAGCGACCTGCGTTCCGCGCCGCTCGACTAA
- the dgoD gene encoding galactonate dehydratase codes for MKITRLETFVVPPRWLFLKIETDEGIVGWGEPVVEGRAHTVEAAVQELADYLVGRDPLLIEDHWQVMYRAGFYRGGPIMMSAIAGVDQALWDIKGKHHGVPVHALLGGQVRDRIKVYSWIGGDRPSDVANNARAVVERGFKAVKMNGSEELQIVDTYDKVEQVIANVAAVRDAVGPHVGIGVDFHGRVHKPMAKVLAKELDPYKLMFIEEPVLSENAEALRDIVNQTNTPIALGERLYSRWDFKHILAGGYVDIIQPDASHAGGITECRKIATLAESYDVALALHCPLGPIALAACLQLDAVSYNAFIQEQSLGIHYNQGNDLLDYLRNPEVFHYEDGFVAIPQGPGLGIDVNEEKVREMAKTGHRWRNPVWRHADGSVAEW; via the coding sequence GTGAAAATCACCCGCCTCGAAACCTTCGTCGTCCCGCCGCGCTGGCTGTTCCTCAAGATCGAAACCGACGAGGGCATCGTCGGCTGGGGCGAGCCTGTCGTCGAAGGCCGCGCGCACACGGTCGAGGCCGCCGTGCAGGAGCTGGCCGACTACCTCGTCGGCCGCGACCCGCTGCTGATCGAGGATCACTGGCAGGTGATGTACCGCGCGGGCTTCTACCGCGGCGGCCCGATCATGATGAGCGCGATCGCGGGCGTCGACCAGGCGCTGTGGGACATCAAGGGCAAGCATCACGGCGTGCCGGTGCATGCGCTGCTCGGCGGCCAGGTGCGCGATCGCATCAAGGTGTATTCGTGGATCGGCGGCGACCGGCCGAGCGACGTCGCGAACAATGCGCGCGCGGTGGTCGAGCGCGGCTTCAAGGCCGTGAAGATGAACGGCTCCGAGGAGCTGCAGATCGTCGACACCTACGACAAGGTCGAGCAGGTGATCGCGAACGTCGCGGCCGTGCGCGACGCGGTCGGCCCGCACGTCGGAATCGGCGTCGACTTCCATGGCCGCGTGCACAAGCCGATGGCCAAGGTGCTCGCGAAGGAGCTCGACCCGTACAAGCTGATGTTCATCGAGGAGCCGGTGCTGTCGGAGAACGCCGAGGCACTGCGCGACATCGTCAACCAGACCAACACGCCGATCGCGCTCGGCGAGCGGCTCTACTCGCGCTGGGACTTCAAGCACATCCTCGCAGGCGGCTACGTCGACATCATCCAGCCCGACGCGTCGCACGCGGGCGGCATCACCGAGTGCCGCAAGATCGCGACGCTCGCGGAGAGCTACGACGTCGCGCTCGCGCTGCACTGCCCGCTCGGCCCGATCGCGCTCGCCGCGTGCCTGCAGCTCGACGCGGTCAGCTACAACGCGTTCATCCAGGAGCAGAGCCTCGGCATCCACTACAACCAGGGCAACGACCTGCTCGACTACCTGCGCAATCCCGAGGTGTTCCACTACGAGGACGGCTTCGTCGCGATCCCGCAGGGCCCGGGGCTCGGCATCGACGTGAACGAGGAGAAGGTGCGCGAGATGGCGAAGACGGGCCACCGCTGGCGCAACCCGGTATGGCGACACGCGGACGGCAGCGTCGCCGAGTGGTGA
- a CDS encoding DeoR/GlpR family DNA-binding transcription regulator — MTRDPRLTLNARQQELLEWVQRDGFVTVDDLAAHFAVTPQTIRRDVNWLADLNLLRRYHGGASLPTSSENVSYTARQRMFHDEKRRIAALAASHIPDQASLFINLGTTTEEVARALNRHHGLHVITNNLNVASMMSGYPDCEVLITGGIVRPWDKGIVGELAIDFIRQFKVDYAIIGTSAIEADGTLRDFDTREVRVAEAIMQHARTVYLVADHSKVGRPALVRQGHLSQVHALFTDKPLPPEMADAVATAGTQVYVAE; from the coding sequence ATGACCCGAGATCCCCGCCTCACCCTCAACGCGCGCCAGCAGGAACTGCTCGAATGGGTGCAGCGCGACGGCTTCGTGACCGTCGACGATCTCGCCGCGCACTTCGCGGTGACGCCGCAGACGATCCGCCGCGACGTGAACTGGCTCGCCGACCTGAACCTGCTGCGCCGCTATCACGGCGGCGCGAGCCTGCCGACCAGCTCGGAGAACGTGTCGTATACGGCGCGCCAGCGGATGTTCCATGACGAGAAGCGGCGCATCGCGGCGCTCGCGGCGTCGCACATTCCCGACCAGGCGTCGCTGTTCATCAACCTCGGCACGACCACCGAGGAAGTCGCACGCGCGCTGAACCGCCACCACGGGCTGCACGTGATCACGAACAACCTGAACGTCGCGTCGATGATGAGCGGCTACCCCGACTGCGAGGTGCTGATCACGGGCGGGATCGTGCGGCCGTGGGACAAGGGGATTGTCGGCGAGCTCGCGATCGACTTCATCCGCCAGTTCAAGGTCGACTACGCGATCATCGGCACGTCGGCGATCGAGGCCGACGGCACGCTGCGCGACTTCGACACGCGCGAGGTGCGTGTGGCCGAGGCGATCATGCAGCATGCGCGCACGGTCTACCTCGTCGCCGACCATTCGAAGGTCGGCCGCCCGGCGCTGGTGCGCCAGGGCCACCTGAGCCAGGTGCACGCACTCTTCACCGACAAGCCGCTGCCGCCGGAGATGGCCGACGCGGTGGCGACCGCCGGCACGCAGGTGTACGTCGCGGAGTGA
- the glpD gene encoding glycerol-3-phosphate dehydrogenase, with the protein MTQPNRYDLLVVGGGINGAGIARDAAGRGLSVLLCEQDDLASHTSSCSTKLIHGGLRYLEYNEFGLVRKALQERETLLRAAPHIMGPLRFVMPHMPNLRPAWLIRLGLFLYDHLAKRELLPGSRGIDMRRHAAGAPLIDSIKRGFVYSDGWVDDARLVVLNALDAKERGAEILTRTKLVSAERRGDEWEARLQNADGSIRVVHARAIANAAGPWVGELLHGALGRGAHHSVRLVKGSHIVTRRLFDHDHAYIFQNPDKRIIFAIPYEHDFTLIGTTDVEYTSDPAKVAIDRDETQYLCDSINRYFKRKISPADVHWTYSGVRPLLEDENAANASAVTRDYRLEMDEGAGAPLLSVFGGKITTFRKLAEEAGDMLSRALGRDAKTWTAGVALPGGDIANAKFDVFAAAFAKRHPWLPAALARRYARAYGTRAERVIDGAKSLADLGTEIAPGIHDAELRYLRDTEWATCAQDVLWRRSKLGLHVAPGTLDAVTAAVDAWFAAAHAPQA; encoded by the coding sequence GTGACCCAACCGAATCGCTACGATCTGCTCGTCGTCGGCGGCGGCATCAACGGCGCGGGCATCGCGCGCGATGCGGCCGGCCGCGGCCTGTCGGTCCTGCTCTGCGAGCAGGACGATCTCGCGTCGCACACGTCGTCGTGCAGCACGAAGCTGATTCACGGCGGCCTGCGCTACCTCGAGTACAACGAGTTCGGGCTCGTGCGCAAGGCGCTGCAGGAGCGCGAGACGCTGCTGCGCGCGGCGCCGCACATCATGGGGCCGCTGCGTTTCGTGATGCCGCACATGCCGAACCTGCGTCCGGCCTGGCTGATCCGTCTCGGCCTGTTCCTCTACGATCACCTCGCGAAACGCGAACTGCTGCCCGGCTCGCGCGGCATCGACATGCGCCGCCATGCGGCCGGCGCGCCGCTGATCGATTCGATCAAGCGCGGTTTCGTCTATTCGGACGGCTGGGTCGACGACGCGCGCCTCGTCGTCCTGAACGCGCTGGACGCGAAGGAGCGCGGCGCCGAGATCCTGACGCGCACGAAGCTGGTATCCGCCGAACGTCGCGGCGACGAATGGGAAGCGCGGCTGCAGAACGCCGACGGTTCGATCCGCGTCGTGCATGCGCGCGCGATCGCGAACGCGGCCGGCCCGTGGGTCGGCGAACTGCTGCACGGCGCGCTCGGCCGCGGCGCGCATCACAGCGTGCGGCTCGTGAAGGGCAGCCACATCGTCACGCGCCGCCTGTTCGATCACGATCACGCGTACATCTTCCAGAACCCGGACAAGCGGATCATCTTCGCGATTCCGTACGAACACGATTTCACGCTGATCGGCACGACCGACGTCGAATACACGAGCGATCCCGCGAAGGTCGCGATCGATCGCGACGAGACGCAGTACCTGTGCGATTCGATCAACCGCTACTTCAAGCGCAAGATCTCGCCGGCCGACGTGCACTGGACCTACTCGGGCGTGCGCCCGCTGCTGGAAGACGAGAACGCCGCGAACGCATCGGCCGTCACGCGCGACTACCGCCTCGAAATGGACGAAGGCGCGGGTGCGCCGCTGCTGTCGGTGTTCGGCGGCAAGATCACGACGTTCCGCAAGCTCGCGGAAGAAGCCGGCGACATGCTGAGCCGCGCGCTCGGCCGCGACGCGAAGACCTGGACGGCCGGCGTCGCGCTGCCGGGCGGCGACATCGCGAACGCGAAGTTCGACGTGTTCGCCGCCGCGTTCGCGAAACGCCACCCGTGGCTGCCCGCCGCGCTCGCCCGCCGCTATGCGCGTGCATACGGCACGCGCGCGGAGCGCGTGATCGACGGCGCGAAGTCGCTCGCCGATCTCGGCACCGAAATCGCCCCGGGCATCCACGACGCCGAGCTGCGCTACCTGCGCGACACCGAATGGGCGACCTGCGCGCAGGACGTGCTGTGGCGCCGCTCGAAGCTCGGCCTGCACGTCGCGCCGGGCACGCTCGACGCGGTGACGGCCGCGGTCGACGCGTGGTTCGCCGCCGCGCACGCGCCGCAGGCCTGA
- a CDS encoding ferritin-like domain-containing protein, with protein sequence MDTKTTHVMPWRIEDIDLNRIDRQRAAANEDLLLLLCASSFIESGSDLYTSNLSQFFNDDPEVSAWLNNAWEHEELQHGRALKAYIAHVWPEFDWDTAFANFFAEYSLTCKVEAFEKTRALEMVARCVVETGTATLYRAINECSDEPVLKEITDNIRTDEVRHYKHFFKFFKKYNQLEGNGRLAVLGALARRVMEIKNEDSEIALRHVFAVRYPDRVGDSQYNRERAARISKLVRRNLSADMCVKMLLKPLDLPAKIQPGVHYPLTKITRHVFLR encoded by the coding sequence ATGGACACCAAAACGACGCATGTGATGCCGTGGCGCATCGAGGACATCGACCTGAACCGGATCGATCGTCAGCGTGCCGCCGCGAACGAGGATCTGTTGCTGCTGCTGTGCGCGTCGTCGTTCATCGAAAGCGGTTCGGATCTCTACACGAGCAATCTGAGCCAGTTCTTCAACGACGATCCGGAAGTCTCCGCATGGCTCAACAATGCATGGGAGCACGAAGAATTGCAGCACGGGCGCGCGCTGAAGGCGTACATCGCGCACGTGTGGCCGGAGTTCGACTGGGATACCGCGTTCGCGAATTTCTTCGCCGAGTATTCGCTGACCTGCAAGGTCGAGGCATTCGAGAAGACCCGCGCGCTCGAGATGGTCGCGCGCTGCGTCGTCGAGACGGGCACGGCCACGCTCTATCGCGCGATCAACGAATGCTCGGACGAGCCCGTGCTGAAGGAAATCACCGACAACATCCGCACGGACGAAGTGCGTCACTACAAGCACTTCTTCAAGTTCTTCAAGAAGTACAACCAGCTCGAAGGCAACGGCCGGCTCGCGGTGCTCGGCGCGCTCGCGCGCCGCGTGATGGAAATCAAGAACGAGGATTCCGAGATCGCGCTGCGCCACGTGTTCGCGGTCCGCTATCCGGATCGCGTCGGCGACAGCCAGTACAACCGCGAGCGCGCCGCGCGCATCAGCAAGCTGGTGCGGCGCAACCTGTCGGCCGACATGTGCGTGAAGATGCTGCTCAAGCCGCTCGACCTGCCCGCGAAGATCCAGCCGGGCGTCCACTATCCGCTCACGAAGATCACGCGGCACGTGTTCCTGCGCTGA
- a CDS encoding CopD family protein, whose amino-acid sequence MKFDSLWIGQVALAALMDGAFAMAVGSALLKAWLGKDGARPVVAPSHPAWLRAQHSLVAAALALVLADLGWLVYEAATMSGAGLGGAFAAIPVMLTQTHTGFAWSVAFAGAVVLAIVALAKPEGPAAHAVLWLAVIVVAAGKASLGHAADTGALSAAVGVQTLHLLATAVWGGLVLAGGLAVLPALGSSVARGALIRIGQHLSRTSIVAVVFVLGTGALNAIRGLGGSLAPLDGSTWGRVLLLKLLLVALALVLGGLNRFSALPRLRRTASTEDAHTFRNILHLEALTMIGVFVAAAVLSFSVPGFAALG is encoded by the coding sequence ATGAAGTTCGACAGCTTGTGGATCGGTCAGGTCGCGCTCGCGGCGCTGATGGACGGCGCGTTCGCGATGGCGGTCGGCTCGGCGCTGCTCAAGGCATGGCTCGGCAAGGACGGTGCACGCCCGGTCGTCGCGCCGTCCCATCCCGCGTGGCTGCGCGCGCAACATTCGCTGGTTGCGGCGGCGCTGGCGCTGGTGCTCGCGGATCTCGGCTGGCTCGTCTACGAGGCCGCGACGATGAGCGGCGCGGGGCTCGGCGGCGCGTTCGCCGCGATTCCCGTGATGCTGACGCAGACCCATACGGGCTTCGCATGGAGCGTCGCGTTCGCCGGCGCCGTGGTGCTCGCGATCGTCGCGCTGGCGAAGCCGGAAGGTCCGGCCGCGCACGCGGTGCTGTGGCTCGCGGTGATCGTGGTCGCGGCCGGCAAGGCCTCGCTCGGCCATGCGGCCGATACGGGCGCGCTGTCCGCGGCGGTCGGCGTGCAGACGCTGCACCTGCTCGCGACCGCCGTGTGGGGCGGCCTCGTGCTCGCGGGCGGGCTCGCGGTGCTGCCGGCGCTCGGGTCGTCGGTTGCGCGCGGCGCGCTGATCCGCATCGGCCAGCACCTGTCGCGTACGTCGATCGTCGCGGTCGTGTTCGTGCTCGGCACCGGCGCGCTCAATGCGATCCGCGGGCTCGGCGGCTCGCTTGCGCCGCTCGACGGCAGCACGTGGGGGCGCGTGTTGCTGCTGAAGCTGCTGCTCGTCGCGCTCGCGCTCGTGCTCGGCGGCCTGAACCGTTTCTCGGCGCTGCCGCGCCTGCGCCGCACCGCGTCGACCGAGGATGCGCACACGTTCCGCAACATCCTGCATCTCGAGGCGCTGACGATGATCGGCGTGTTCGTCGCGGCCGCGGTGCTGTCGTTCAGCGTGCCGGGGTTCGCGGCGCTCGGCTGA
- a CDS encoding DEAD/DEAH box helicase, whose product MSFESLGLAEPLVKAVNELGYTSPTPIQQQAIPAVLGGGDLLAGAQTGTGKTAGFTLPILQRLHTFYAEHRGAKRAVRALILTPTRELAAQVEESVRAYSKYLKLRSTVMFGGVSINPQIDALKRGVDIVVATPGRLLDHMQQKTIDLSDLDILVLDEADRMLDMGFIHDIKRVLAKLPPQRQNLLFSATFSDEIKALADSLLDSPALIEVARRNTTAESVAQKIHPVDRDRKRELLTHLIREHNWFQVLVFTRTKHGANRLAEQLTKDGISAMAIHGNKSQSARTRALAEFKNSTLQVLVATDIAARGIDIDQLPHVVNFDLPNVPEDYVHRIGRTGRAGATGEAVSLVCVDEKQLLRDIERLIKREIPQEVIAGFEPDPNAKPEPIQQRRGQQQPRGGGGGGGNRQPRAGGSGQPAAKRDGNAQPKASQQKAAKPRTQGGAGGSGGRPAGGGNGARPANGNAAHPNRNRSSRSGQRGH is encoded by the coding sequence ATGTCTTTCGAATCTCTCGGCCTGGCCGAACCGCTCGTCAAGGCGGTCAACGAGCTCGGCTATACGTCGCCGACTCCCATCCAGCAGCAGGCGATCCCTGCCGTCCTCGGCGGCGGCGACCTGCTCGCCGGTGCGCAGACGGGCACCGGCAAGACGGCAGGCTTCACGCTGCCGATCCTGCAGCGCCTGCACACGTTCTACGCCGAGCATCGCGGCGCGAAGCGCGCGGTGCGCGCGCTGATCCTCACGCCGACGCGCGAACTCGCCGCCCAGGTCGAGGAAAGCGTCCGTGCCTACAGCAAGTACCTGAAGCTGCGCTCGACCGTGATGTTCGGCGGCGTCAGCATCAATCCGCAGATCGACGCGCTCAAGCGCGGTGTCGACATCGTCGTCGCGACGCCGGGCCGCCTGCTCGATCACATGCAGCAGAAGACGATCGACCTGTCGGACCTCGACATCCTCGTGCTCGACGAAGCCGACCGGATGCTCGACATGGGCTTCATCCACGACATCAAGCGCGTGCTCGCGAAGCTGCCGCCGCAGCGCCAGAACCTGCTGTTCTCGGCCACGTTCTCCGACGAGATCAAGGCGCTCGCCGACAGCCTGCTCGATTCGCCCGCGCTGATCGAGGTCGCACGCCGCAACACGACCGCCGAGAGCGTCGCGCAGAAGATCCACCCGGTCGACCGCGACCGCAAGCGCGAACTGCTCACGCACCTGATCCGCGAACACAACTGGTTCCAGGTGCTCGTGTTCACGCGCACGAAGCACGGCGCGAACCGGCTTGCCGAGCAGCTGACGAAGGACGGCATCAGCGCGATGGCGATCCACGGCAACAAGAGCCAGTCGGCCCGCACGCGCGCGCTGGCGGAGTTCAAGAACAGCACGCTGCAGGTGCTCGTCGCGACCGATATCGCCGCGCGCGGGATCGACATCGACCAGTTGCCGCACGTCGTCAACTTCGACCTGCCGAACGTGCCGGAAGACTACGTGCACCGGATCGGCCGCACGGGCCGCGCGGGCGCGACCGGCGAAGCCGTGTCGCTCGTGTGCGTCGACGAAAAGCAGCTGCTGCGCGACATCGAGCGGCTGATCAAGCGCGAGATTCCGCAGGAAGTGATCGCGGGCTTCGAACCCGATCCGAACGCGAAGCCGGAGCCGATCCAGCAGCGCCGCGGGCAACAGCAGCCGCGCGGCGGTGGCGGCGGTGGCGGCAATCGCCAGCCGCGTGCGGGCGGCTCAGGCCAGCCGGCCGCGAAACGCGACGGCAACGCACAGCCGAAAGCATCGCAGCAGAAGGCCGCGAAGCCGCGCACGCAAGGCGGCGCCGGCGGCAGCGGCGGACGCCCGGCGGGCGGCGGCAATGGCGCACGCCCCGCGAACGGCAACGCTGCGCACCCGAACCGCAACCGTTCGTCGCGCAGCGGCCAGCGCGGTCACTGA
- a CDS encoding gamma-glutamyltransferase family protein, producing MTGFNWHNPYPTTRIPVFARNVVSTSHPLAAQAGLRMLWKGGNAVDAALAAAAAITVVEPVSCGLGGDAFALVWDGERLSGLNASGVAPAAWNVDYFRQRHGEAANGIANKPTRGWDTVTVPGVIAGWEALHAKFGSLPFADLLEPAIEIAERGYAVPPIVAHKWAAAVPELQGLPGFAETFMPRGRAPLVGERVCLPGHAQTLRTLAKEGARAFYEGALAERIAAFSREGGGALTAADLQAYRPEWVEPIGKRFGRHTIHEIPPNGQGIAALIALGIAEHAGVTEWPVDSVDSQHLQIEAMKLAFADVYRYVADPRAMEVTPEQMLDDAYLAERAKLIDPARATHFGAGRPHSGGTIYLSAADERGMMVSFIQSNYMGFGSGLVVPGTGIALQNRGHGFSMDPASPNVVAGGKRPFHTIIPAFVTEEADGRTQAVMSFGVMGGDMQPQGHLQTVVRMLGYGQQPQAACDAPRWKVNRDFTLDVEATMNRATVDALAARGHTIKSIDDPYMDFGSGQFIWRLDRDDRERGYVAASDSRRDGLAAGF from the coding sequence ATGACTGGCTTCAACTGGCACAACCCGTATCCGACGACCCGCATTCCGGTGTTCGCGCGCAACGTCGTGTCGACGTCGCACCCGCTCGCCGCGCAGGCCGGGCTCCGGATGCTGTGGAAGGGCGGCAACGCGGTCGACGCGGCGCTGGCCGCCGCGGCTGCGATCACGGTCGTCGAGCCCGTGTCGTGCGGGCTCGGCGGCGACGCGTTCGCGCTCGTGTGGGACGGCGAGCGGCTGTCCGGGCTGAACGCGTCGGGCGTCGCGCCGGCTGCGTGGAACGTCGACTATTTCCGCCAGCGCCACGGCGAGGCGGCGAACGGCATCGCGAACAAGCCGACGCGCGGCTGGGACACCGTCACCGTACCGGGCGTGATCGCGGGCTGGGAAGCGCTGCATGCGAAGTTCGGTTCGCTGCCGTTCGCGGACCTGCTCGAACCGGCGATCGAGATCGCGGAGCGCGGTTATGCGGTGCCGCCGATCGTCGCGCACAAGTGGGCGGCCGCCGTGCCCGAGCTGCAGGGGCTGCCGGGCTTCGCGGAGACCTTCATGCCGCGCGGCCGCGCGCCGCTCGTCGGCGAGCGCGTGTGCCTGCCCGGTCACGCGCAGACGCTGCGCACGCTCGCGAAGGAGGGGGCCCGCGCGTTCTACGAGGGCGCGCTCGCCGAGCGCATCGCCGCGTTCTCGCGCGAAGGCGGCGGCGCGCTGACCGCGGCCGACCTGCAAGCGTACCGGCCGGAATGGGTCGAGCCGATCGGCAAGCGCTTCGGCCGTCACACGATCCACGAGATTCCGCCGAACGGGCAGGGCATCGCCGCGCTGATCGCGCTCGGGATCGCCGAGCACGCGGGCGTGACGGAATGGCCGGTCGATTCGGTCGACTCGCAGCATCTGCAGATCGAGGCGATGAAGCTCGCGTTCGCGGATGTCTATCGCTACGTCGCCGATCCGCGCGCGATGGAGGTCACGCCCGAACAGATGCTCGACGACGCGTATCTCGCCGAACGCGCGAAGCTGATCGATCCCGCGCGCGCGACGCACTTCGGCGCCGGCCGGCCGCATTCGGGCGGCACGATCTACCTGTCGGCGGCCGACGAACGCGGGATGATGGTGAGCTTCATCCAGTCGAACTACATGGGCTTCGGTTCGGGGCTCGTCGTGCCCGGCACCGGCATCGCGCTGCAGAATCGCGGGCACGGCTTCTCGATGGACCCGGCGTCGCCGAACGTCGTCGCGGGCGGCAAGCGGCCGTTCCACACGATCATCCCGGCGTTCGTCACCGAGGAGGCCGACGGCCGCACGCAAGCCGTGATGAGCTTCGGCGTGATGGGCGGCGACATGCAGCCGCAGGGGCACCTGCAGACCGTCGTGCGGATGCTCGGCTACGGGCAGCAACCGCAGGCCGCCTGCGATGCGCCGCGCTGGAAGGTCAACCGCGACTTCACGCTCGACGTCGAGGCCACGATGAATCGCGCGACCGTCGATGCGCTGGCCGCGCGCGGCCATACGATCAAGTCGATCGACGATCCTTACATGGATTTCGGTTCCGGGCAGTTCATCTGGCGTCTCGACCGCGACGATCGCGAGCGCGGCTACGTGGCCGCGAGCGACAGCCGGCGCGACGGCCTGGCGGCAGGTTTCTGA
- a CDS encoding c-type cytochrome, with amino-acid sequence MESRVSSRRLFRPLLAVLMFGGAGLMSAAQAQTKPTEQAHAQQAPLKAPDTMAERVRGCTACHGVHGQGTDNDYFPRLAGKPAEYLYNQLVNFRDGRRKYPPMNYLLTYLNDDYLREMAEHFSAERPPYPTPAKPTLPAATLARGKQLVTQGDPSRKLPACVACHGATLTGMQPAIPGLVGLHADYLSAQIGAWRSGNRHAKAPDCMHEVASKLSDEDVTAVTAWLAAQPAPANPVPAPARSMKTPLACGSEPQ; translated from the coding sequence ATGGAGTCTCGTGTGTCTTCAAGACGCCTCTTCCGTCCGCTGCTCGCCGTTCTGATGTTCGGCGGCGCGGGCCTTATGAGCGCTGCCCAAGCGCAGACCAAGCCCACGGAGCAAGCGCACGCCCAGCAGGCGCCGCTCAAGGCACCCGATACCATGGCCGAGCGCGTGCGCGGCTGTACGGCCTGCCATGGCGTCCATGGCCAGGGTACGGACAACGACTACTTCCCGCGTCTTGCCGGCAAGCCGGCCGAGTACCTGTACAACCAGCTCGTCAACTTCCGTGACGGCCGGCGCAAGTACCCGCCGATGAACTACCTGCTGACGTACCTGAACGACGACTACCTGCGCGAGATGGCCGAGCACTTCTCGGCCGAACGCCCGCCGTACCCGACGCCGGCGAAGCCGACGCTGCCGGCCGCGACGCTCGCGCGCGGCAAGCAGCTCGTCACGCAAGGCGACCCGTCCCGCAAGCTGCCGGCCTGCGTGGCCTGCCACGGCGCGACGCTCACCGGCATGCAGCCGGCGATCCCGGGCCTGGTCGGCCTGCACGCCGACTACCTGAGCGCGCAGATCGGTGCATGGCGCTCGGGCAACCGCCACGCGAAGGCGCCCGATTGCATGCATGAAGTCGCTTCGAAGCTTTCCGACGAAGACGTGACGGCCGTGACCGCATGGCTCGCCGCGCAACCGGCGCCCGCCAACCCCGTGCCGGCTCCGGCGCGTTCGATGAAGACTCCGCTCGCCTGCGGCAGCGAACCGCAATAA